Proteins encoded by one window of Enterococcus saccharolyticus subsp. saccharolyticus:
- a CDS encoding glycine cleavage system protein H, with protein MKKIIFKETDNFWILFNGTEYVVGLTKKMQQELGSITQVSLPQAEQRVARGETFLELKAEKLVGEFVSPLTGIVSSVNEKIDLDICSLHAEDELDAWILAFKDVPQEEFMTL; from the coding sequence ATGAAAAAAATCATTTTTAAGGAGACCGATAATTTTTGGATTTTATTTAATGGTACAGAATATGTTGTGGGGTTGACGAAAAAGATGCAACAAGAGCTAGGATCAATTACACAAGTATCCTTACCTCAAGCAGAGCAACGAGTGGCAAGAGGTGAAACATTCCTTGAATTAAAAGCGGAGAAACTAGTCGGTGAATTTGTGAGTCCTTTAACAGGTATTGTATCTTCAGTCAATGAAAAAATCGATTTAGATATTTGTTCCTTGCATGCAGAAGATGAATTAGATGCTTGGATTTTAGCTTTTAAAGACGTGCCCCAAGAAGAATTTATGACCTTATAG